AAATCTGCTATTAAACCTAAAATGCGTAGCAAGCAATACAAAAAATATTGCCAAAGATAATATTAATATTGCTATAGCTATAAAAGCCAAAGATATAGCAATTACATTTAATTGAAAAGTAATATCATTCATATTTATTTAAGCAACTATCAAAAATTAAGCTTCTTCAGATTTCTTTTTTCTTTTATCTAAAAAATCTGCAGTTTTTTCTTTACCTTTTTCGTATAATTCAGAAGTTTTTTCTCTGCCTTTCTCATATAACTCAGAAGTTTTAATAACTCCTCTGTGATATAAATCATCTACTTTATATTTAATATTATCCATAGTCTCTTTAATATCTTCTCTAGTCTCTTCACCAGCTTTTGGAGCAAATAATAAACCTAATGCAACACCTGCACTTACTCCGAGTATAAAAGAAAATATTCCTTTAGTCATAAAAATATCCTCCTGATTTTATTATATTAATTATCTTACAAATATTAAATGTAATTACTCTTTTTGTCAACATACTAAT
This is a stretch of genomic DNA from Brachyspira sp. SAP_772. It encodes these proteins:
- a CDS encoding YtxH domain-containing protein — its product is MTKGIFSFILGVSAGVALGLLFAPKAGEETREDIKETMDNIKYKVDDLYHRGVIKTSELYEKGREKTSELYEKGKEKTADFLDKRKKKSEEA